From one Butyricimonas faecihominis genomic stretch:
- a CDS encoding metallophosphoesterase family protein, with protein sequence MVKVGLLSDTHGWLDPKIVEFFKDCNEVWHCGDIGDVAITDALAKRFTLHAVYGNIDGGILRRIFPEKEVFYCENVKVVITHIGGYPGHYDRKIAETLRRERPQLFVCGHSHIAKVKYDQALGCLHINPGAAGKFGFHTVRTAARFEINGERIENLELIELEK encoded by the coding sequence ATGGTAAAGGTCGGTTTGTTATCAGATACTCACGGGTGGTTGGACCCGAAGATCGTGGAGTTTTTCAAGGATTGTAACGAGGTGTGGCATTGCGGGGATATCGGGGACGTGGCGATCACGGATGCACTGGCGAAACGGTTCACGTTACACGCTGTGTACGGGAATATTGACGGGGGTATATTACGCCGGATATTCCCGGAAAAAGAGGTGTTTTATTGCGAGAACGTGAAAGTGGTCATCACTCATATCGGAGGTTACCCGGGGCATTATGACCGGAAGATCGCGGAGACGTTACGGCGGGAACGCCCGCAACTTTTCGTGTGCGGTCACTCGCATATCGCAAAAGTGAAGTATGATCAGGCATTGGGATGCTTGCATATCAATCCGGGGGCAGCCGGGAAATTCGGGTTCCACACGGTACGGACTGCGGCCCGTTTCGAGATTAACGGGGAACGGATTGAAAACCTTGAATTGATCGAGTTGGAAAAATAA
- a CDS encoding S41 family peptidase, protein MKRVLLSAVALLIACLSWENADAQRKPREVQEQAIKYQRLMQMIDAAYVDTVNLKKLTEDAIVKVLADLDPHSVYISKEEVEEANEPLDGGFFGIGIQFNVLNDTLLVVDVVAGGPSEKVGLLAGDRIIAVDGENIAGIGISNTDVRKRLKGEKGSIVKVKVKRGGEIIDFNITRDMIPIYSVDASYMIDKNIGYIKIARFAATTVEEFEKAVTELKAQGMKDLIIDLQGNGGGYMGAAIGLADHLLDGEKLIVYTDSPAFGRMGESSTPAGLFQDGRVVVLIDGNSASASEIVSGAVQDWDRGLIVGRRSFGKGLVQRQFPLTDGSMVRLTVSHYFTPSGRCIQKPYKGKDYQAEVFERYNNGEMFSADSIELTDSTKYYTKKDHRLVYGGGGIIPDVFVPIDTGINYSYFNRLLAKGVINEYVLNYVDKNRESLKKKYPKFEMFQKNFQVTSDMIDEIVKNGEKQGVKKDEKLFTPIVPEIKLFVKSLIARDLWNMNELYRISNEENKILKAAVKALHDGTYGKIIK, encoded by the coding sequence ATGAAAAGAGTATTACTATCGGCGGTTGCATTGCTAATCGCCTGTTTGAGCTGGGAAAATGCTGACGCACAACGGAAACCCCGTGAGGTGCAGGAACAAGCGATTAAGTACCAGCGATTAATGCAAATGATTGATGCCGCTTACGTGGATACCGTGAACCTGAAAAAATTGACGGAAGATGCCATCGTGAAGGTACTGGCGGATCTGGACCCGCATTCCGTGTATATTTCCAAAGAAGAGGTTGAAGAGGCGAATGAACCGCTGGACGGGGGCTTTTTCGGGATCGGGATTCAGTTTAACGTGCTTAACGATACGTTGCTGGTCGTGGATGTGGTTGCCGGGGGACCTTCCGAGAAGGTGGGCTTGCTGGCCGGAGACCGGATTATTGCCGTTGATGGGGAGAATATCGCCGGAATCGGGATTAGCAACACGGACGTGCGGAAACGGCTGAAAGGAGAGAAAGGGTCTATCGTGAAGGTGAAAGTGAAGAGAGGCGGTGAGATCATTGATTTCAATATCACACGTGACATGATTCCGATTTATAGCGTTGATGCCTCTTACATGATCGATAAGAATATCGGATATATCAAGATTGCCCGTTTTGCCGCCACCACGGTGGAAGAGTTTGAAAAGGCCGTGACCGAATTGAAAGCGCAGGGTATGAAAGACCTGATTATCGACCTGCAAGGAAACGGGGGCGGTTACATGGGTGCCGCTATCGGTTTGGCCGATCATTTGCTTGACGGGGAGAAGTTGATCGTGTACACGGATAGTCCCGCTTTCGGGCGTATGGGCGAGTCGTCCACACCGGCCGGGTTGTTCCAAGACGGCCGGGTAGTCGTGTTGATTGACGGGAACTCGGCCTCAGCCAGCGAGATCGTGTCGGGAGCGGTGCAGGATTGGGACCGCGGGTTGATCGTGGGACGTCGTTCTTTCGGTAAGGGACTTGTGCAACGGCAATTCCCGTTGACGGACGGTTCAATGGTTCGTCTGACGGTGTCGCATTACTTCACGCCGTCGGGGCGGTGCATCCAGAAACCTTACAAGGGGAAGGATTATCAGGCCGAAGTGTTCGAACGATATAACAATGGAGAGATGTTTAGTGCCGATAGTATCGAGTTGACGGATTCCACGAAATATTACACGAAGAAGGATCATCGTCTGGTTTACGGTGGGGGTGGTATTATTCCCGACGTGTTTGTACCGATTGACACGGGGATCAATTACAGCTACTTTAATCGTTTGCTGGCAAAGGGCGTGATCAATGAATATGTGTTGAATTACGTGGATAAGAACCGGGAATCGCTTAAAAAGAAATACCCGAAGTTCGAGATGTTCCAGAAGAATTTTCAGGTAACAAGTGATATGATTGATGAGATCGTGAAAAACGGCGAGAAGCAAGGCGTGAAGAAGGACGAGAAACTTTTCACCCCGATCGTGCCGGAAATCAAGTTGTTCGTGAAGTCACTAATCGCCCGTGATCTTTGGAATATGAACGAGTTGTACCGAATCTCTAACGAGGAGAACAAGATACTGAAAGCTGCCGTGAAGGCATTGCATGACGGGACGTATGGGAAGATTATCAAGTAA
- a CDS encoding porin family protein: MKKFLLVVLAMVMLGSVQAQTSFKNKVEGLTGTEFYFGPKFGFNVASISDGLNKSKFSFHLGAFAEFKFNDLFGLQTELIYSRQGDKGKSGGVKTWARVNYLNIPVLAKFYVWEGVSVDLGPQLGFALNGKSKTKSGGTEVKTDIDHLNTVDLSFAMGLSYDFNMGLVVSARYNLGLTNVIEKDKFGGNNQNRVFQLSAGWKF; this comes from the coding sequence ATGAAAAAGTTTTTATTAGTGGTGCTTGCCATGGTCATGTTAGGTAGCGTGCAGGCCCAAACGTCGTTTAAAAACAAGGTGGAAGGTTTAACCGGGACGGAATTTTATTTTGGTCCGAAGTTCGGGTTTAACGTGGCAAGTATCAGTGACGGTTTGAACAAGAGTAAGTTTAGTTTCCATCTGGGAGCTTTTGCCGAGTTTAAATTTAATGATCTTTTCGGTTTGCAGACGGAGTTGATCTATTCTCGTCAAGGAGATAAAGGAAAGTCCGGGGGTGTGAAGACATGGGCCCGCGTGAATTATTTGAATATTCCTGTTTTGGCTAAATTTTATGTTTGGGAAGGGGTTAGCGTTGATCTCGGGCCGCAACTGGGTTTTGCCTTGAATGGTAAGAGTAAAACGAAATCCGGTGGTACGGAAGTAAAAACGGATATTGATCATTTGAACACGGTGGATTTGAGTTTTGCCATGGGATTGTCTTACGATTTTAATATGGGATTGGTGGTTTCTGCCCGTTACAATTTGGGGTTGACGAACGTGATCGAGAAAGATAAATTCGGTGGTAATAACCAGAACCGGGTGTTCCAGTTATCAGCCGGTTGGAAATTCTAG
- a CDS encoding NADPH-dependent 7-cyano-7-deazaguanine reductase QueF yields MSIESKVLGQQVAYPTDYCPSILVPVPRSLNREIYDIHTPEELFRGFDTWHAYEAGFLTRNGLPVCGVLKLVYPANSPCIVESKSLKLYLNSLNMTRLGEDIPSGIETYLQTVKSDLEQILQTRIEATFFRQAPEKPYFDFQDYMLLEAMPGIEQATFTEYSENPALLESRTTGRGEIKVCSHLLRSNCKITKQPDWGSIYIHIQADCLPDHASLLKYIVSLRNENHFHEEICEMTYKRLWDLFHPEILAVSCIYTRRGGIDICPSRANQAEYLPEHLQAPEILTRKLLRQ; encoded by the coding sequence ATGAGTATTGAATCCAAAGTCCTCGGCCAACAAGTTGCCTACCCGACCGATTATTGCCCGTCAATTCTCGTTCCGGTCCCGCGTAGCCTAAACCGGGAGATTTACGATATTCATACCCCGGAAGAATTATTCCGGGGATTCGACACTTGGCACGCCTACGAGGCCGGATTCTTAACCAGAAACGGCTTACCCGTGTGCGGGGTTCTAAAACTGGTTTACCCGGCCAACAGCCCATGTATCGTGGAAAGTAAATCGCTGAAACTATACTTGAATTCCTTAAACATGACCCGCCTCGGGGAAGACATTCCATCAGGCATAGAAACATACCTCCAAACCGTGAAATCGGACCTCGAACAAATACTGCAAACCCGTATAGAAGCCACGTTTTTCCGTCAAGCCCCCGAAAAACCGTATTTCGATTTTCAAGATTACATGCTACTGGAAGCCATGCCCGGCATCGAACAGGCAACCTTCACCGAGTACAGTGAAAACCCGGCATTACTGGAAAGCCGGACAACCGGAAGAGGGGAAATCAAGGTATGCAGCCACCTGTTACGGAGTAACTGCAAGATCACGAAACAACCCGATTGGGGTAGCATCTACATCCACATACAAGCCGACTGCCTACCGGATCATGCCTCCCTCTTGAAATATATCGTCTCCCTACGAAACGAGAACCATTTCCACGAAGAAATATGTGAAATGACCTACAAACGCTTATGGGACCTCTTCCACCCGGAGATTCTCGCGGTATCCTGTATCTACACCCGCCGCGGGGGCATCGACATCTGTCCCTCCCGGGCCAACCAAGCAGAATACCTCCCGGAACACCTCCAAGCCCCGGAAATATTAACCCGGAAATTATTAAGACAATAG
- a CDS encoding ABC transporter ATP-binding protein, whose translation MRDFIQILKRFIPPYKSRLGKNIFYNILSAAFGSVSFVLLVPVLNILFNVTEEVTELVPFELNKESLMTNFNYYVTLSKQHFSASTTLLFAGGFFVLAALFKTGFSYLASYEIVFIRNGVVRDIRRKIYQKILSLPLPFFSEERKGDIIARTTGDVQEVENSIMNSLEMFFQNPIIILIYLSGMIFMSWQLTLFVLVLLPIMGTLIGKVGKTLKKRSKEGQDKMGEILSNIEETLSGLRVIKAFNAEDKMDKLFTSHNEQYRQIMNRLMWRRSLAHPMSEFLGTIVVVIVVWFGGLLILGQTPLMDASSFIAYIALFYSIINPAKQFSTALYSIQKGAAAMDRIDQILNAESTILEPEQPKPLNGFNKEIEYRNVSFAYRPDRVVLKDVNVKIGKGQTVALVGQSGSGKSTFVDLLPRFYDVIKGEILIDGINIKDVSLHGLRELMGNVNQDPILFNDTIFNNIAFGVESATREEVERAARIANAHEFIMQTEKGYDTCIGDRGGKLSGGQRQRLSIARAVLKNPPIMILDEATSALDTESEKLVQEALDNLMKNRTSIVVAHRLSTIRNADMICVFHEGKIVERGRHEELLALDGIYTKLYNMQNF comes from the coding sequence ATGCGTGATTTCATACAAATTTTGAAGAGGTTCATCCCTCCTTACAAATCCAGACTCGGAAAAAACATCTTCTACAATATTCTTTCCGCCGCATTCGGTTCTGTTTCGTTCGTGTTACTCGTACCCGTGCTAAACATCCTTTTCAACGTGACGGAAGAAGTAACAGAACTCGTACCATTCGAACTAAACAAGGAGAGCTTGATGACGAACTTCAACTATTACGTCACGCTATCAAAACAACATTTTTCCGCATCGACCACCTTACTATTTGCCGGTGGTTTCTTCGTACTAGCCGCATTATTCAAAACGGGATTCTCCTATCTCGCCTCCTACGAGATCGTGTTCATCCGGAATGGTGTCGTGCGGGATATTCGTCGGAAAATATACCAAAAGATATTATCATTGCCTCTTCCCTTCTTCTCCGAAGAACGCAAGGGTGACATCATCGCCCGAACCACGGGTGACGTGCAAGAAGTGGAGAACTCCATCATGAACTCGTTGGAAATGTTCTTCCAAAACCCCATCATCATCCTGATCTACCTCTCCGGAATGATCTTTATGAGCTGGCAATTAACCTTATTTGTGCTGGTACTACTGCCCATCATGGGGACCTTGATCGGTAAGGTGGGAAAGACCTTGAAAAAGCGCTCCAAGGAAGGGCAAGACAAAATGGGCGAAATCCTGTCCAACATCGAGGAAACCCTTTCCGGCCTCCGCGTGATCAAGGCATTCAACGCCGAAGATAAGATGGATAAGTTATTCACCTCGCATAATGAACAGTACCGCCAAATCATGAACCGCCTGATGTGGCGTCGTTCACTCGCTCACCCGATGAGTGAATTCCTCGGAACCATCGTCGTGGTAATCGTCGTGTGGTTCGGAGGCCTTCTTATTCTCGGGCAGACACCTCTCATGGATGCCTCAAGCTTTATCGCCTATATAGCCCTCTTCTACTCGATCATCAACCCGGCAAAACAATTCTCCACGGCACTATACAGCATTCAGAAAGGAGCCGCCGCCATGGACCGTATCGACCAGATACTAAATGCCGAATCAACCATACTGGAACCCGAACAACCGAAACCGTTAAACGGGTTCAATAAAGAGATCGAGTACCGCAACGTGAGTTTTGCTTACCGTCCGGACCGCGTCGTCCTAAAGGACGTGAATGTCAAAATAGGAAAAGGACAGACCGTTGCCCTCGTCGGACAATCCGGCTCCGGGAAGAGTACCTTTGTCGATCTCTTGCCCCGTTTCTACGACGTGATCAAGGGTGAAATCCTAATCGACGGCATCAACATCAAGGACGTGTCGTTACACGGTTTACGTGAACTCATGGGGAACGTGAACCAAGACCCGATCCTCTTTAACGATACTATCTTTAATAACATCGCCTTCGGCGTCGAATCGGCCACCCGGGAAGAGGTCGAACGGGCAGCCCGGATTGCCAATGCCCACGAGTTTATCATGCAAACCGAGAAAGGATATGACACCTGTATCGGGGACCGCGGGGGCAAATTAAGCGGTGGACAACGCCAACGCTTGAGCATCGCCCGGGCCGTGTTGAAAAACCCGCCCATCATGATCCTCGACGAGGCGACCTCCGCACTGGACACCGAGTCGGAAAAGCTCGTGCAGGAGGCCCTCGATAACCTGATGAAAAACCGCACCTCCATCGTCGTGGCCCATCGTCTTTCAACGATCCGCAACGCCGACATGATCTGCGTTTTCCACGAAGGTAAAATCGTGGAACGGGGACGCCATGAAGAACTGTTGGCTCTGGATGGCATCTACACGAAATTATACAACATGCAAAACTTCTGA
- the purB gene encoding adenylosuccinate lyase: MQALTAISPIDGRYRDKVDSLANYFSESALIRYRVMVEVEYFIALCELPLPQLRRFDHALFDNLKEIYLDFTVEDAQKIKDIEKVTNHDVKAVEYFIKERFDALNLHEYKEFIHFGLTSQDINNTAVPCSFRDAIHDVYYPVIDELIAKLEELAEEWKDVPMLAKTHGQPASPTRLGKEIRVFVYRLTKQLELLKKVACSGKFGGATGNFNAHNVAYPEIDWTAFANKFLTEKLKIEREQYTTQISNYDNFAAVFDNLRRINNIVVDLDRDFWTYISMAYFKQKIKAGEVGSSAMPHKVNPIDFENSEGNLGIANAVLDHLSNKLPISRLQRDLTDSTVLRNIGVPLAHTIIAFKSTLKGLNKLIINKPAIEADLEDNWAVVAEAIQTILRREAYPNPYEALKALTRTNSKVTQASIAEFIDTLDVSAELKEQLKQISPSNYTGKL, translated from the coding sequence ATGCAAGCATTAACAGCAATTTCGCCGATTGACGGCAGATACAGGGACAAAGTAGATAGCTTGGCAAACTACTTTTCCGAGAGTGCCCTGATTCGTTACAGGGTAATGGTAGAGGTTGAATACTTCATCGCTCTCTGCGAGTTACCGTTACCACAATTACGAAGATTCGACCACGCGCTGTTTGACAACTTGAAAGAAATATACCTGGACTTTACCGTCGAGGATGCCCAAAAGATCAAAGACATCGAGAAAGTAACCAACCACGACGTGAAAGCCGTGGAATACTTCATCAAGGAACGGTTCGACGCACTGAATCTCCACGAGTACAAAGAATTTATCCACTTCGGGTTGACTTCACAAGATATCAACAACACGGCAGTACCCTGTTCTTTCCGGGATGCCATTCACGACGTTTACTACCCCGTGATTGACGAACTGATCGCCAAACTCGAAGAATTGGCCGAAGAGTGGAAAGATGTACCCATGCTGGCAAAAACCCACGGGCAACCGGCATCCCCGACCCGATTGGGTAAAGAGATCCGTGTATTCGTCTATCGTCTGACCAAACAACTGGAACTACTGAAAAAAGTAGCTTGTTCCGGTAAATTCGGAGGTGCCACCGGGAACTTCAACGCCCACAACGTGGCTTACCCGGAGATCGACTGGACGGCATTTGCCAACAAGTTCCTTACCGAAAAACTGAAAATAGAACGAGAACAATACACCACCCAAATATCCAACTACGACAACTTTGCCGCCGTGTTCGACAACCTGCGCCGCATCAACAACATCGTGGTGGATTTGGATCGTGACTTCTGGACGTATATCTCCATGGCCTACTTCAAACAGAAAATCAAGGCCGGAGAAGTTGGCTCGTCAGCTATGCCCCACAAGGTAAACCCGATCGACTTCGAGAACTCGGAAGGTAACCTAGGGATTGCTAATGCCGTGCTTGACCACCTCAGCAACAAATTGCCAATCTCCCGTCTGCAACGTGACCTTACGGATTCCACCGTCTTACGTAACATCGGGGTACCCTTGGCCCACACGATCATCGCCTTCAAATCCACGCTGAAAGGATTAAACAAACTGATCATCAACAAACCGGCCATCGAGGCAGACCTAGAGGATAACTGGGCCGTGGTAGCCGAGGCGATCCAGACCATACTTCGCCGCGAAGCTTACCCCAACCCGTACGAGGCGTTAAAAGCCCTTACCCGTACCAACAGCAAGGTAACCCAAGCCTCCATCGCCGAGTTCATCGACACCCTTGACGTATCTGCCGAGCTGAAAGAACAACTCAAACAAATCAGCCCGTCAAACTACACGGGAAAACTATAA
- a CDS encoding EI24 domain-containing protein: MGFARDFSRGIRAYGKAISLLFSSKLWYFMLFPVVIVIVLFVVGNYAVGYLGDGLSGVIEAKMMEWIEGISWLEWVSGVAGFLVKLLTRFLYYILFISFGGYVVMVVMSPVYSWLSERTEAIVSGWEYPFDLKQLVWEIGRGIAISLRCMILQLLVMIVLFFGSFIPLAGLVMPVLTFGVGAYFYGFAFMDYAVERKRFRVKESVRYMRHNAGSVTAIGTVFALSLMIPWGSIVVCSFVSLLSVVAGTVVVEEQLGKENIQKLKDIA, encoded by the coding sequence ATGGGTTTTGCACGAGATTTTTCGAGAGGAATACGAGCATACGGGAAGGCGATAAGTTTATTGTTTTCTAGTAAGTTGTGGTATTTTATGCTTTTCCCGGTGGTGATTGTCATCGTGTTGTTCGTGGTCGGTAATTATGCCGTGGGGTATTTGGGGGACGGACTTTCCGGTGTGATCGAGGCAAAAATGATGGAGTGGATTGAGGGTATATCATGGTTGGAATGGGTGTCGGGAGTGGCCGGATTCTTAGTAAAGTTGTTAACCCGTTTCCTGTATTATATACTATTTATTTCGTTCGGGGGATACGTGGTAATGGTGGTGATGTCGCCCGTTTACTCGTGGCTTTCGGAACGGACAGAGGCAATTGTGTCGGGGTGGGAGTACCCTTTTGACCTGAAACAATTGGTTTGGGAAATCGGACGAGGTATTGCAATTTCGTTACGTTGTATGATCCTGCAATTACTCGTGATGATTGTGTTGTTTTTCGGTTCTTTTATTCCTTTGGCCGGATTGGTTATGCCTGTACTGACCTTTGGAGTGGGCGCTTATTTCTACGGGTTCGCTTTTATGGATTATGCCGTGGAGAGAAAGCGTTTTCGGGTAAAGGAGAGTGTTCGTTATATGCGACATAATGCGGGAAGCGTGACGGCTATCGGGACTGTGTTTGCCTTGTCGTTGATGATCCCGTGGGGGAGTATCGTGGTTTGCAGTTTTGTGTCGTTACTTTCTGTGGTGGCGGGAACGGTGGTGGTCGAGGAACAGTTGGGGAAGGAAAATATTCAAAAATTGAAAGATATAGCATGA
- a CDS encoding NfeD family protein, protein MRKWLVVLFLLVGNLPMFAGEEKNDSGENRELVYKVDIKDEIGPSIWRLVKRSFDRATDENADVILVHMNTYGGMVVYADSLRSLILNYPKPVWVFIDNNAASAGALISIACDRIYMREGANIGAATVVNQTGDAMPDKYQSYMRSMIRATAQAHGKDTVMENGQRVIRWKRDPRIAEAMVDERVVVEGVTDSGKVVTFTPHEAIQYGFCDGIAESVVEVLQKEGITNYELHEYKPTTMDRFIGFLISPIVQGILIMIIIGGIYFELQTPGVGFPLVAAITACLLYFAPLYLEGMANYVEMILFVVGIILLLLEIFVIPGFGVTGVLGIVCVVASLVLAGIDDFTFDFLPDFTSAIIRSLFFVVSCSLLSLFGSIWLSRKLFGSRRLNFALHAEQKVEDGFVGVDMAVKEEIGKVGTTFTDLRPAGKVMIGNEVYDAVSDTGAFIERGKVVRVVKYQAGQVYVVIN, encoded by the coding sequence ATGAGAAAGTGGTTGGTAGTTTTGTTTTTGTTGGTGGGAAACCTGCCGATGTTTGCCGGGGAGGAAAAAAATGATTCGGGGGAGAATCGGGAACTGGTTTACAAGGTGGATATTAAGGACGAAATCGGTCCTAGTATATGGCGGTTGGTGAAAAGGTCTTTTGACCGGGCCACGGACGAAAATGCAGATGTTATTTTGGTGCATATGAATACGTACGGGGGAATGGTAGTATATGCCGATTCTCTGCGTAGTTTGATATTGAATTATCCGAAACCGGTATGGGTATTTATTGATAATAATGCCGCCTCTGCGGGAGCGTTGATTTCTATTGCCTGTGACCGTATTTATATGCGTGAAGGAGCGAATATAGGTGCGGCAACAGTCGTGAACCAAACGGGGGATGCCATGCCCGATAAGTACCAGTCATATATGCGATCGATGATTCGTGCCACGGCTCAGGCGCACGGGAAGGATACGGTGATGGAGAACGGGCAAAGGGTGATTCGTTGGAAACGGGATCCGAGGATTGCCGAAGCTATGGTGGACGAGAGGGTTGTGGTCGAGGGGGTAACGGATAGCGGGAAAGTGGTAACGTTTACTCCGCATGAGGCGATACAATACGGGTTCTGTGACGGAATTGCGGAGAGCGTGGTGGAAGTGTTACAGAAAGAGGGAATTACGAATTACGAGTTGCACGAGTATAAACCGACGACGATGGATCGGTTTATAGGGTTTCTGATCAGCCCGATCGTACAAGGGATTTTGATCATGATTATTATCGGGGGAATTTATTTCGAGTTGCAGACTCCGGGAGTTGGGTTCCCCTTGGTAGCAGCGATAACAGCGTGTTTGTTGTATTTTGCCCCGTTGTATTTGGAAGGGATGGCAAATTACGTGGAGATGATCCTGTTTGTGGTGGGGATTATCCTGTTGCTGCTGGAGATATTCGTGATACCGGGTTTCGGTGTCACCGGGGTACTGGGAATTGTTTGCGTGGTAGCGTCGCTGGTATTGGCGGGGATTGACGATTTCACGTTTGATTTCTTGCCGGATTTTACAAGTGCCATTATTCGCTCGTTGTTTTTCGTGGTGAGTTGTTCGTTACTTTCACTATTCGGGAGTATTTGGTTGAGCCGAAAATTGTTTGGTTCCCGACGATTGAATTTTGCTCTTCACGCAGAACAGAAAGTGGAGGATGGTTTCGTGGGTGTGGATATGGCGGTAAAGGAGGAGATCGGTAAGGTGGGGACTACATTCACAGATTTGCGCCCGGCGGGGAAGGTAATGATCGGGAATGAGGTGTATGATGCTGTGTCGGATACGGGAGCTTTTATTGAGAGAGGAAAAGTGGTACGGGTGGTTAAATATCAGGCCGGGCAGGTTTACGTGGTTATAAATTAA
- a CDS encoding NUDIX hydrolase, with the protein MFFLTLFVKNRLLAKAASQDEWLPIVNEKGEVVGKATRRSCHSGSMLLHPVVHLHLINEQGDIYLQKRSMKKNFLPGMWDTAVGGHVALGEKIEDALKRETFEELGITKFKARFLGSYVWESSRERELVFPFLCTSHDAIHINNDEVDEGRFWSRKEIEQNAAANIFTPNFLHEYNHLLKKIK; encoded by the coding sequence CTGTTTTTTCTCACATTATTTGTTAAGAACAGACTACTTGCCAAAGCAGCCAGTCAGGACGAATGGTTACCTATCGTGAACGAGAAAGGCGAAGTCGTCGGTAAAGCTACCCGTAGAAGTTGTCATTCCGGCTCCATGCTCCTACATCCCGTCGTGCATCTCCACCTTATCAACGAACAAGGGGACATTTACCTGCAAAAACGCAGCATGAAAAAGAACTTTCTTCCCGGAATGTGGGATACTGCCGTGGGTGGTCACGTCGCACTGGGAGAGAAAATAGAAGATGCCTTAAAACGGGAAACTTTCGAAGAACTGGGTATCACGAAATTCAAGGCCCGTTTCCTCGGTTCCTACGTGTGGGAGAGTTCCCGCGAACGAGAACTCGTATTCCCTTTTCTTTGTACCTCTCATGACGCCATTCACATCAATAACGACGAAGTAGACGAGGGACGCTTCTGGTCTCGCAAAGAGATCGAACAAAATGCAGCCGCCAACATCTTCACCCCAAACTTTTTACACGAATACAATCATCTACTGAAAAAAATCAAATAA